The stretch of DNA TGACTTCCGTAAATTGAACGCCACCGTCATCGGCGTCACGGCCGGTAATGCCGACCGCGTTGCCGAGTTCTCGAAGCTGGAATGCCGCGACAAATTTGCCGTTGCCGCCGATCCGGGCGCCAAGGTTGCCGCGCTGTATCACACCCAGTTCACCACCAAGGACGGTAAAGCGCTGTCCGAACGCACCTCGTTCGTGATTGCGCCGGACGGCAAAATTCTGCTCAGCTACACCGATCCAAACCCGGAACTGCACATCAAGAAAGCGATGAGCGCTGTCGAAGCTTGGCATAAGACCGCCAAATGACCATGCTGAC from Duganella dendranthematis encodes:
- a CDS encoding peroxiredoxin, which produces MARLGTYLAQATLSTFLALSASYALAALPEGAKAPDFQLDAALAGKPTTFALGKALRQGPVVLYFFPAAFTQGCTLEAHEFAEATDDFRKLNATVIGVTAGNADRVAEFSKLECRDKFAVAADPGAKVAALYHTQFTTKDGKALSERTSFVIAPDGKILLSYTDPNPELHIKKAMSAVEAWHKTAK